CTTGGCTTTCGGAGCATGCCGCAGACAGTCCCGGCGTGTGGCTGATCCTGCACAAGAAGGGCGGCAACGTCACGGAGTTGGACTACGACGCCGCGTTGGACGAGGCCCTGTGCTTTGGCTGGATCGACGGCCAAGCGAAAAGCCGCGACGACCAAAGCTATTTCCAGCGGATGACACCCCGCGGCCGCAAGAGCATCTGGTCAGTGCGGAATGTGGGGCACATTGCCCGTCTGGAGTCCGAGGGCAGGATGACCGACGCCGGACGTGCCGCCGTCGAGGCCGCCAAAGCTGACGGACGCTGGGAAGCGGCCTACGCCGGGCCAGCGGACTCCGTGGTCCCGGACGACCTCGCGGCAGCCATCGCCGCAGTCCCGGAAGCTCAGGCAATGTTCGACGTCCTGACATCACAGAACCGGTTCGCCCTTATTCACCGCACCAACGGGGTTAAGCGCGCAGACACCCGTGCGCGCAAGATCGCCGGTTTCGTGGAGATGCTTGCCCGCCACGAAACGCCGTACCCGCAGAAGAAACGGCCGACGTAATGCACCAGGCCGGTCAGGTTTCGGACGGAAACGCCACGCCTTCGCCCACCACGCGCAGACACAATTCAGTGCCGGGCTTGGTGATCGAAGCGTTCCAGTGCCTGATGGTGATGATCTCCCCGCCGCCAGGGTAGCGGTGACTGTTGCCCGACGCGCCGCCGTCCGGGGCCGTGTACTCACCCAGCTTGATACGAACAGTGGTTTCCGGCCCGAAGTAATCCGTGTCCACCACCACTCCGCGGATAGGCCCATCGGAGGCAATGCGGATTTGCTCCGGCCGCAGCATCAGCTGCACCCTTCCCTGCGCCGGCGGGCGGCGGACCGGAATTCCGCCCAGCGAGCACGTGGCCAGGGAGCCTTCCATCCACGCCTCAAGAATCACGGCGTCGCCAAGGAATTCAGCCGTGGCGCGATCAGCCGGACGGGTGTAAACCACAAAGGGGTTGCCTATCTGGGCCAGCTTGCCGCCGCGCATGATGGCGACCTGGTCAGCGAAGGAGAGCGCTTCGGCTTGATCGTGGGTCACGAGGATGGTGGTCACACCGGCAGCACTGAGCACCTTGGCTACGGCCCTGCGGGTGGCTACCCGAAGTCCGGCGTCGAGCGCTGAAAAAGGTTCGTCAAGGAGCATGAGCTCAGGTTCCCGGGCCAACGCCCGGGCCAAAGCGACCCGCTGCTGCTGACCGCCGGACAATTGGTGCGGCCGGCGCTTGGCCATGGACGCATCCAAGGACACCATCTCAAGCAGTTCCTGCACCCGCGACCTCACGGCGCCGCGACCGCCGTCGAGCTTTCCTGAATCCAAGCCGAACGCGACGTTCTGTCCCACCGTCAAGTGCGGAAACAAGGCGCCGTCTTGGGCAACGTACCCTACCTGCCGTTTGTGCGCGGGCACCCACTCGCCTTCTCCGGCCACCCGGGAACCGTTCAGGCTGATGGAACCGGTGTCAGGATGCTCAAAGCCCGCGATCAACCTCAACAGCGTGGTCTTGCCTGAACCGGAAGGGCCCACGATCGCAGTGGTCCCGCCTTTGGCGACGGAGAGGTTCACGCCCTTCAGCACGGCTTGGGAGCCAAAGTTCTTGGTGACCTCCCGGATATCCAGGTGCGCATTAGTGGTGGGAGCCACCGATGGGGCTACCCGCGGCGCAGGAAGCCTGGAAGGGGATTGTTCGGTCACTGTCCGGCTACTTTCTTGGACTGTTGGAAGAGAAGGTATGTCATGGGGGCTGACAGCAGGATCATCAGCAACGCGTAAGGTGCGGCGCCGGCGTAGTCGATCTCGCTGCTCTTGCTCCAAAATTCAGTGGCCAACGTGCGCGTACCGTTGGGCGAGAGGAGCAAAGTGGCCGTCAACTCGTTGACTATGGCCAGGAACACCAACGCAGCACCGCCGGCAGCGGCCGGGGCAGTGAGCCGCAACGTCACCTTGAAGAAGGACTCCAAAGGGGTCTTGCCCAAGGACTGCGCGGCCTCATCGAGTTCTTTGGGGGCTTGTGCCAAGCCAGCACGGATGTTCACCAAGGCCCTCGGAAGGAACAGCAGGACGTACGCCGCTATCAGGACCCCCGCGGTCTGATAAACCCCGGGGACCACCCGGATGCTGACGGTGACGAACGCCAGGCCCACCACGATTCCGGGCAGCGAACTGGTGATGTAATTGGACAGTTCCAACATCTTGCTGAACCAGCTCGGGTGTCTTACAGCCAGGTAAGCCATGGGGAATGCCACCACCGTGGTGACCAGTGCCCCCGCTGCCCCGTACATGAGGGTTTGCGAGAGCGCCGGGATTAACTCTTCAGCCGCCCATACGTCCGAACCGCCCGCCATCACCCACTTCAGCACAAACCAGAGCGGCAACCCGAAGGCCAGGACAGTGAGGGCCAGCAGTGCAAGCTGAGCAGGCAATTGGTAGGCCCCCAGAGGCAGGCGGATAGCCTTCGCCTGCGCGCCGGAGCCGATCCGGGCGTAGCGGGCCGTGCCCCGGCTTTTGACTTCGGCCAGCAGCAGCAGCAAGCACAGGAGCACCAAGACGCTTGCCAGCATGTTCCCGGCAGTGCCGTTGAAGGTGGACTGGAATTGGACCATGATCGCCGTGGTGAACGTATCAAAGCGGATCATCGCGAAAGCA
This genomic interval from Paenarthrobacter aurescens TC1 contains the following:
- the sufC gene encoding iron(III)-transport ATP-binding protein (identified by match to protein family HMM PF00005), with translation MAPTTNAHLDIREVTKNFGSQAVLKGVNLSVAKGGTTAIVGPSGSGKTTLLRLIAGFEHPDTGSISLNGSRVAGEGEWVPAHKRQVGYVAQDGALFPHLTVGQNVAFGLDSGKLDGGRGAVRSRVQELLEMVSLDASMAKRRPHQLSGGQQQRVALARALAREPELMLLDEPFSALDAGLRVATRRAVAKVLSAAGVTTILVTHDQAEALSFADQVAIMRGGKLAQIGNPFVVYTRPADRATAEFLGDAVILEAWMEGSLATCSLGGIPVRRPPAQGRVQLMLRPEQIRIASDGPIRGVVVDTDYFGPETTVRIKLGEYTAPDGGASGNSHRYPGGGEIITIRHWNASITKPGTELCLRVVGEGVAFPSET
- the sfuB gene encoding Iron(III)-transport system permease protein (identified by match to protein family HMM PF00528), whose translation is MTTDLSAPNVPQSEGSTTTAGRGKRPRPPFGVSTVSLLAVLIALFSLIPLGYVLYMTAATGWDTVVDLIVRPRVGELLLNTVLLMVFTVPLCLGLGVGGAWLVERTRLRGHRWWAVLLAAPLAIPAFVNSYSWVSAVPSLEGLWSGVLIATLSYFPLVYIPAAATLGRLDPAIEQSAASLGLGSWAVFFRVVLPQLRIAMTGGALLVALHLLAEYGAFAMIRFDTFTTAIMVQFQSTFNGTAGNMLASVLVLLCLLLLLAEVKSRGTARYARIGSGAQAKAIRLPLGAYQLPAQLALLALTVLAFGLPLWFVLKWVMAGGSDVWAAEELIPALSQTLMYGAAGALVTTVVAFPMAYLAVRHPSWFSKMLELSNYITSSLPGIVVGLAFVTVSIRVVPGVYQTAGVLIAAYVLLFLPRALVNIRAGLAQAPKELDEAAQSLGKTPLESFFKVTLRLTAPAAAGGAALVFLAIVNELTATLLLSPNGTRTLATEFWSKSSEIDYAGAAPYALLMILLSAPMTYLLFQQSKKVAGQ